The following nucleotide sequence is from Mesobacillus jeotgali.
CTTGACCGTATTGTTCCTCTGTAATACCACAATCTTGACAGGTATAATGATCTCGTTTTCTAGCTTTTCTTCGTTGACTTAACCAGTTCGGACCATAATAGTTTATTTCTCCACCCATCCAAGTTCCACTATTTTCACCTGCGAACATCTTACTCTCTGCATAAAACTGCCCCATACAATTTACCGAACAAAAATTAAAAGTAGTTATTTCCGAAGGTTTTTTCTCAATTCCTTGTCCACAATTAGCACAATTTGTTTTAACCCTTCGTCGATAATCTTTCTTACCTCTAATTCCATTCGCTTTACCTAAACAGCTTTTGGAACAATATTTAGCTGATATTTCTCTATTCTTGGGTACAGTAAATGTTTTTTCACAGATTGGGCAGGTAAGAGTCACCTGTTTTTTTAAATGTTGGTTAATCTTATGTCCATTTTTTAATTGGAAAGTTGTTTTGCACTCACGATCACAAAAAGTCCTTTTGTGTATTTCACTTGGTTTTCTGAGTAGCTCCTTCCCACAGTTAGAGCAGCAAACCCTTTTTTTACGTGAGAATTCTTTCCAAAACGCAGGTGGGTTTTTAAGTTGGTATTGGGTTTTACATGAACGAGAACAATATTTTTTTCGGTCAAAATGACTAGGCTTAACAATAATGTCGTTTCCGCAATTTAAACACTGCTTTATCATCTTGAGCACCCCCTCTTATTATATCACACAATAAGAACAGGTGTTCGATTGGTTGCTCGGCATGTAGTCGTTGAGGGGTCAGCCACGACTTCCCTGCGGATTGTCTGGTAGGTATTCATCCAACACTCCTGCATTTTTACCAGTTACATGGACTGGCTAAGTCCTGGTAGCAAGAGATACGCCAGAGTTTCCCGCATATAGCCAAGTTTACGCTACATTCTTACGAATATAGGGGGCAAGCAATTTACCCGTTGGAGCAACAGTCAGCAAGTGCGAGTTACGAATCCCGTTTTCAAGGATCGATTCGCGAATATCTTCAGGCATTTTCTTCATGAAACCAGTGTTCGTGAATGCCTGGCGAAGTCTGTTTGTTTCTTTTTCTGAATCTGCTTTTAGGAATGGGAAGCTGCCTTTTTCCTTTCCAAGTTCAACAGATGCACGGTAAGCCGAAGTCGCAATTGTTTCAAATACTTTATCAACAAGCTGGTTTCCTTCTTCAGAACCGTATTCTGTTTCACAGTAGATCAGAAGGTCGTGAAGTCCCATGACACCAAGACCAACACGGCGTTCACCTAAAGCTTGTCTCTTATTATCTTCAAGGAAGTAAGGAGTCGCATCGATAACATTGTCTTGCATGCGCACCCCTACTTCTACAGTACGCTTCAATTTTTCAAAGTTAACTGTCTTTGTATCCTTGTCCGCCATTTCCGCAAGGTTCACGGCAGCGAGGTTACAGACAGAATTTGGTGCGAGAGGCTGTTCCCCACATGGGTTAGTAGCTACAACCTTCTGTCCATATGCCTGTGCGTTTGTCATGTCGTTGGCATTGTCGATGAAGAAGATGCCTGGTTCAGCTGAGTATGTCGCACAGATATTGATCAGGTTCCATAATTCTTTCGCTTTAATTTTTCTATAGGTACGCACTTTGTATCCGAGCTTTTCCCACTCGCGAACGTCACCGATTTTATGCCATTCTTCGTTATAAACCTTCATTGTCTCAGCATCATAGCTTTCAACATCAGGGAAGCGAAGGTCATAATCAGCATCGTTATCAACTGCGTCCATGAAATCCTTTGTCAGAGTGACTGAAATATTTGCGCCTGTAAGGAACTCTGAGTTGTGGACGGTATAAGTTCCTCCTGTTGCAAGCTTTTCTTCAGCTGCTTTGATAATATCAGCGCTGAACCCACCGTAACCCGGGATGCTCTTGTAATTAACGATACCCTGGTACATAGCTTCTTCCTGCAAAGTCAGCGGTGTAAATTTCAGCTTTTCCTTCGCCATTTTCTTGATTGACTCATCGTTTGTGTTTTCAATCAGGAAGCGAAGGATCCTTGGGTTCTGCATTTTTGAAATGATGAATTCTACAATGTCAGGATGCCACGTACATACCGTTCCTTTCGGAATATTTCGCTGCAATGCAGCCGGACTAGACTATATCATCACCCTCAGCATAATCTGTTAGGGGCCGGGCGCTTGTGAGAGTTTATTGTTGGGACTCACTCTCTAGTCGTTGAACCTTCGCCATTACCTTTGCCCAATGACGCTTGGCTGCAGATTGTCCAATGCAAGCAATTTTTAGGCCCTCACGCTCACCGTTTCCAGTCACGTTGTGGCTTGCCTGCCTCTAAGGAGTTCCCTGCAATTCACCCGATTTTCTAGCCGTTCATTTTCTGAACGACGCGGACTAGTGCATCTATAAAGTTACTTTCTTTACCATAAGTTTTTTCATGACAGTTTCTACAGAGTGTAATTCCATTGTTTAAAAGAAATTGCTTTTCAGGGAAAAGCTTTTTGGGATAAATATGGTGAGCAGCAATATCTCTAGAGTTTGAGTTGCAACCAGGCATCTTACACCTAAAGTTATCACGAGTATATACTTTTTTACGCCATTCCTTATAGAGTGCAGAATCAGTTATATCAATTGTTTCCACTCTATTTTCTTTAAGGTAATTCTTATAACAGGTATAAGTACAAAACCTTTTACCTGAACGAGAATATCCTGAGCGCACCCTTTCAGTAGTTTTTCCACATTGAAAGCATTCAAAGTATACACGTTTCTTTATCCTAGTCGCCTTTATTTTCTCTAGGGAAACTGGAGTATGTTTTGTTCCTCTCCTTGGAGCACCTTTATCAATTTCATTATGGCCCCTAAGCTCCCATCCAAAGAAAAGAATCCGATCTAAAATTGTTGAATAACTTACCCCTAATTCATTAGCAAGTACAGTATATCCCTTTCTTTTAACAATGTATTCTTCATAAAGCCAATCACGATTATCGTATATCTCATTGCCTAGTTTGATTGGTTTTTTCCTAATACCCAACCTTCTAAGCCTTGATTTGATTGTCGTACTTGGCAGCCCTGTTTCTTCAGCTATCTCTTTTAAGCTCATTTTGTCATGAATATACTTTTGATAAAGATATTCTCTGGTCAGATTCATGAAACGCCCTCCTATAAACGAACGTTTGTTCTCATGCTAATCTTACCAGTTATAACTTAGAATGTCATTTAGTTAATCCGCCAGCATAATCATTTGTGCACCACGTCTTGACCCGCCCTGCTCTACTAAATGTGTCAGCTTGGCAATGTCATCAAGCCATGAGACCGATCCGGATGATTTTCCGTTTACACCTCTTGCCAGTGTGTTGCGCGGTCTTAGTGTCGAACCGTTCGTTCCAACCCCTCCGCCGCGGCTCATGATTTCCATGACCTGTTTGCGGTGCTCAGAAATCCCTTCGCGTGAATCTTTTACAAAAGGCATTACATAGCAGTTGAAGTAGGTAACGTCTGTTTCTGCGCCTGCTCCG
It contains:
- a CDS encoding HNH endonuclease, which codes for MIKQCLNCGNDIIVKPSHFDRKKYCSRSCKTQYQLKNPPAFWKEFSRKKRVCCSNCGKELLRKPSEIHKRTFCDRECKTTFQLKNGHKINQHLKKQVTLTCPICEKTFTVPKNREISAKYCSKSCLGKANGIRGKKDYRRRVKTNCANCGQGIEKKPSEITTFNFCSVNCMGQFYAESKMFAGENSGTWMGGEINYYGPNWLSQRRKARKRDHYTCQDCGITEEQYGQELSVHHIRLFRDFNGD
- a CDS encoding HNH endonuclease, whose amino-acid sequence is MNLTREYLYQKYIHDKMSLKEIAEETGLPSTTIKSRLRRLGIRKKPIKLGNEIYDNRDWLYEEYIVKRKGYTVLANELGVSYSTILDRILFFGWELRGHNEIDKGAPRRGTKHTPVSLEKIKATRIKKRVYFECFQCGKTTERVRSGYSRSGKRFCTYTCYKNYLKENRVETIDITDSALYKEWRKKVYTRDNFRCKMPGCNSNSRDIAAHHIYPKKLFPEKQFLLNNGITLCRNCHEKTYGKESNFIDALVRVVQKMNG